In the genome of Methylotenera mobilis JLW8, the window GTAAAGCATACAGCCAAAGTAGCCAAGCCAGCGCGCCGCTCAAAAACACATTAAACAATACAGAGCCGATAAAGTAACCCGTCCATTGAATCGGCGGTGCCGGCACAATAAATGCAATTGCCAGCATAGGAACAGAGCCTAGCAACATCGGCCAGGCCGTCAAGTTTAATAAATCCAGATGCGGGCTGCGCTGATGCAACTTTTTAGAAATAATGGCGGACAGCGCCCAGGATACGCCGGAAATAATGGCCAAAAACATGCTAAAACCATCGGCTCTGATATGTAGCGGATCAAAGATCAGCAACATACCGAACACAGCAGAGATGACAGCCAACCACTGCCAGCCTTGCACTTTTTCACCCAGCATTGGCCACGCAAACAACATTACCCAAAATGGCATGGTGTAAGTAAGCACAGCGGTTTTACCTGCTCCACCTTCCACTAAAGCCCAAATCAGTAAACCGGTAAAACCTACTGTTTGCAGCAAGCCTAATACCAGCATAGTGGGGAACTCTTTTAGCCCCAAAGGGCGCTTGGTGGCATAGATAACGACGAACAGCACAACCGCCCCAAAGAACACACGCATTGCGGCAAATTGGAACGGGCCTGCATATTGCAATGCGCTCTTCATCACCACCCAGTTGTAGCCCCAAATAATGGTGAGTACGATTAGCGCAACAAATGCGCTAATGATTTTTTTTGTACTATTTTCCATCTATTTTCTATGCCTTAATTAATTTGCTCGCGCATCATAGACCCGCTCAAACCGCTTAGTTCCAAATATGCGTCACTGCTTTCCAAACACCATCTGCTTGTTTGCGATAAACCAAATGCACGTTGCCACCAAACGTTTGTTTCTCGCCTTCTGCATTTAACATTGCACCAGCCCAGTTACCGCGCTGATATGCCAAGTTGCCATCTTCTACTGCATCTAACAATCTAAGTTGATGCTCAATCACCCCTGCCTCAATCAGACCAGCAAAAAACGCTTGGATTGCAGCTGCACCTATCACCGGCTCACCTGCCGGCGCTGGCATCACCACAGCATTTTCAGCATAGAGCACGCCTATCGCAGCCGCATTTTTAGTATTGAACGCATGGTCAAAACTTTGGTTAATTGCATTAATTTGTTGTTGAATACTGCTCATGTGATCTCCTAATTTCATGAAAATAAGTTACTTCTATTTGGTTAATTCCGGAATACCTAAATTAATTAAATCGAGCATCTGGTGCATCTGCTCACGCTGCGCTTCACCAAGCCCTTGCATGCACAGCCTTAATCTATGATAGTAATCCGGCATCACCACATCTAGCTTAGCCTGCCCAGCAGTAGTCAAGTGTATCGACACGCTACGCCTGTCATTTTTGCTATACACACGCTCTACCAAACCGCTTTGTTCCAACCCGTCGATAAGCCCAGTCATGGTGGCACGGCTAACACCGGCTTTATCTGCCAGCACCGATGGCGTTGAAGTTTGCGTCTCTTCCCGCATCAGCAAAATGAGCACCCACCAGCGCCCCTGCAGCAAACCATGCTTACTCAAGCAGGCATCTAAGGCGATGGATAAGTCAGTTGCCACGCGCAGCAAATGTAAAAAGCTCGACACTGCCGTG includes:
- a CDS encoding YybH family protein, with translation MSSIQQQINAINQSFDHAFNTKNAAAIGVLYAENAVVMPAPAGEPVIGAAAIQAFFAGLIEAGVIEHQLRLLDAVEDGNLAYQRGNWAGAMLNAEGEKQTFGGNVHLVYRKQADGVWKAVTHIWN
- a CDS encoding DMT family transporter, translated to MENSTKKIISAFVALIVLTIIWGYNWVVMKSALQYAGPFQFAAMRVFFGAVVLFVVIYATKRPLGLKEFPTMLVLGLLQTVGFTGLLIWALVEGGAGKTAVLTYTMPFWVMLFAWPMLGEKVQGWQWLAVISAVFGMLLIFDPLHIRADGFSMFLAIISGVSWALSAIISKKLHQRSPHLDLLNLTAWPMLLGSVPMLAIAFIVPAPPIQWTGYFIGSVLFNVFLSGALAWLLWLYALQILPAGVASMASMLAPVIGVLAAWIQLNEVPNRMELIGMVLIALSLVIISFVSIKKHAPVDPAIGQE
- a CDS encoding MarR family winged helix-turn-helix transcriptional regulator, with the translated sequence MLELKDLPTTGVLQKFAERYPDADITAVSSFLHLLRVATDLSIALDACLSKHGLLQGRWWVLILLMREETQTSTPSVLADKAGVSRATMTGLIDGLEQSGLVERVYSKNDRRSVSIHLTTAGQAKLDVVMPDYYHRLRLCMQGLGEAQREQMHQMLDLINLGIPELTK